The genomic stretch CCCAATACTATACCCTAGCTTGGCAATGGTCACAGCCCAAACCGCAAGGGCGACTCGTCATGATGTCTGGCTTATCGGGTTCTGGGAAAAGTACTGTCGCTCGCCAACTTGCCCTGAAGACAGGGGCGATCGCCCTTCGTTCCGACGCGATTCGCAAGCATCTGGGTGGCATTCCGGTTCAGGAGCGCGGGACTGACGAGCTCTATACCCCAGAGATGACGCAGAAAACCTATGCCCGTCTTTTAGCTCTAGGAATGCGTCTTGCCACAGAAGGGGGATATACGGTGATTCTGGATGCCAAGTACGATCGTGTTGCTTTGCGCTCAGCCGTCCTAGAAGCTGCCCAGGCAGCGAATGTGCCGATTGAGATTTATCATTGCACGGCTCCGTTGGATGTCTTGAGCGATCGCCTCCGCACCCGTACAGGAGACATTGCGGACGCCACCGTTGAGGTGCTGGCTCGGCAAACCTTTGAAGACTTTACTGATGCAGAACGCTCCTTGGTACGATTCGTAGACACAACGCAAGATCTGGACAGCCAAATTAGGTAAAACTCTCGCTATGATCCAGCTACGGCATAAAAATCGGGTCTTCGGGGGCAAAAACGTAATCGTAGTCGAAGCTAAACGATTTGGGATGGCGAATGATTGAAAAGCCAAATTGAGTCACAACATCGGTGGTAAACGTTGCCATGACTAACTCATTTAACTTCTTCTCAGAAATCTCGGGAATTTGCACAAAATGGGTGCGTTTCGCGAAAAACGTATCGGTATCTCGCGGCACAATGATGCTGTTGATACAGTGGGCATGCTGAATCGGTTTGATGTAGGTGCTGATGAACTCCTCTTGATTGCGCTGGAGGCGGTAAAGGCGCTCATGCTGCAACCAACTCATCCCAAACATCATGCGGAGCAGCTCGAACCCTAAAACGTAATTGAATGCGTTATTGCGTTCTTCGGTGCTGAGTACCAGTTTGAGGGCTGATTCCAAGTACAGATCGGGCTGTCGTCGCGCATCTTGCGCCGTATGAACGTAGAACTGGCGAATATAGCCTCGAAGCAAGGCTTCATTGAGCTCTGTTGGAATCCGATACTCTTTGAGATACCCAGCCACCCGTTGCAGCGTATCCCGATCTTCCAACTTCCGAGAGACCAAGCCATCTGCCGTGTAATCATCTAGGAATTCGGCTTGAGCCTCTGGAGAAGCGACCCTCAGTAAATAGCACAGCGACAAGACGTACCGCCGTTTTTGCCAAGGCAAACTTTCAAACCAGCCTTTGGCTTCCGTCGGTAGCTGTCCAAAAATGCTGTCATCTGGGAATTGGATTGCATAGTGAGATAGTTCAGAAGCATTAGGGGTAGGGAGATTGGGTTGCTCGCTCATATCTGTCCTTCTTGCACAGCCAACGTTCGATGCTACCCAAGTCAGGAATTAACGGTGAAGCTCCGCCCAGTGTGCCTGCAAATCTTGGACTGTGAATAAT from Synechococcales cyanobacterium T60_A2020_003 encodes the following:
- a CDS encoding cobyrinic acid a,c-diamide synthase, which gives rise to MQFPDDSIFGQLPTEAKGWFESLPWQKRRYVLSLCYLLRVASPEAQAEFLDDYTADGLVSRKLEDRDTLQRVAGYLKEYRIPTELNEALLRGYIRQFYVHTAQDARRQPDLYLESALKLVLSTEERNNAFNYVLGFELLRMMFGMSWLQHERLYRLQRNQEEFISTYIKPIQHAHCINSIIVPRDTDTFFAKRTHFVQIPEISEKKLNELVMATFTTDVVTQFGFSIIRHPKSFSFDYDYVFAPEDPIFMP